The Phycisphaeraceae bacterium genome segment CCACGGCCGGCTTCGAGGGACTCATCCGCGTCGAATCCCTCAACGTGCGCGCCGATGACGCCGCGAAGGAATCGCCATCCATGATTCCCTATTACGCCGCGGGCATCGGCGTCATGTTCCTGCTGTTTTCCATGGCCGGCGCGGCCGGGTCGCTGCTGGAGGAGCAGGAGGCCGGCGTGCTCGACCGCCTGCTCACCGGCCGCTCCACCATGACGGGCCTGCTTGTCAGCAAGTGGCTGTTCTTCACGCTGATCGGCTTCATGCAGGTGTCGATCATGTTCATCTGGGGCGCGCTGCTCTTCGGGTTGGAACTCTTCACGCCCACGCGGCTGACGGGGTTTGTCATGATGGCGCTGATCACCGCCGCCGCCGCCAGCGCCTTCGGCCTGGTGCTGGCCACCCTCAGCCGCAGCCGGGCGCAGTTGAGCGGGCTTTCGACGATCATCATTCTCATCATGTCGGCGGTGGGCGGAAGCATGATTCCCCGCATGTTCATGCCCGAGGCCATGAAGGCCGCCGGACGATTCACGTTCAACGGCCACGCGCTGGATGGCTTTCTGAAGGTGTTCTGGAACGACGATCCCGGCGCGACTGTGGCGTCATCCTTGGCGTCCATCGCGCCGCAGGTGGGCATCCTTGCTGCAATGGGGGCGGCGTGCCTGATTCTGAGCCGAGTCTTCGCCCGCAGGTGGGAGACGGCGTAAGCAATGGTGAGCGTCGGCGCGACCGCGAACGACGCCAGCGTGGCGGCGGTTGAACGCATACCCACGCCAGTGCGTGAGGAATGGCCGCAACTCAGCGGTCGCTTCGGTCGTCGAACCGGAACTCGAAATCCTCCCGCTCCGGCGGCAGCCCCGGCTGGCGCGACTTCTGACGGGATCGAAGAAATCGCAGGCGGCGCTCACCGGCCTCATCCAATCCCGAGTTCTCCGATCCCGGTCGACGCACGTCGGGCGCAGCGGGCTGCCGCGCCGGCTGGCCGGGCGCCATCGGCTCACCGGCATTCCGCATGGTCGGATCCGATTGCATGGTCTCGCCGCGCATGGGCTGATCGCCCTGCATCGCCTGGCCTCCCGCGCGTGACCCTCGCTCCCGGGCGGCGCGCTCGGCCATGACTCGGGCGGCCTCTTCGGCCAGCATGGTCTTGAAGCGCGACTGCTGCTCCTCCGTCAGCAGTTTCCACGCCTGCTCCTGCACCGATTCCAGCCGGGGCATGGCGGACATGAGTCGCTGACTCTCGGCGACCAGGTCGGGGTCGAGAGGTCGGCGGGACTGCTCGGCCTCGCGCCGGAGGCGGTCCAGCCGGCGCAATCGCTCGCCATGCTCCTCGCGGAAAGCGGCCTGCCGATCGCGGAAGTCCGCGAGCAGTCGCTGCAAATTCCCCCGTTGATCCTCGGAGAGTTCGAAGGCGAAGAGCATCCGCAACCAGCGCTCGGGCGGGATGGGGGGCTCCTGGGGGCGTCGATCGCCTCGACGGTCGAAGGGCGAGCCGCCTCGGGCGTCCTCGATGACCTCCGGCCCGCCGAGAATGCCTCCATCGCGGGTGGCAGAGGCGTCATCGGACTTGTTCCGCTCGCGCTGGGCGGGGGGATCCGTCCGAGAGGATGCGGGCGGGGAATCCTGACCAGATGATGCGCCAAATGACGCCAGCGACGTGGCCAGACAGATGGAGAGCAGCAGGACGCCTCGTGGCATGTCGATTCCTCCATCGGGAGAGTGACCGCTCGGACAACGAATGGACCTGACGGCTATTGCACCCCCGCGGGGTCGCCGGGACGGGCCTGCGGGGATATCCCGTCTGGACCGATAGGCGCGGGCTGCGGGGGTTCACCGGCCAAGGTGGGTGCGTCGGGAGACGCTGAAGCCGCATGGTCGGCGGCGGACAGCAACGTGGTTGAAACACGCGTGATTCCCGCATCGCCGGTGTCCGACGAATCCGGCAGGGCGTCATCCAGAGTCTCTGGCGGCGGGGGCGCGACCTCGCCAGGCGCGTGAATGCTCAGGTGCTCAACCAGCGAGGCGTGCCAGCGCTCCCACCGGTCGATGAGCGCGCGGGTGCGCCGGACCTCACGAATCAGCTCGTCGCGCGTCATCTGCATCGGGTCGCGTCGGTCTCGGGCCGGCTTGACGCCCAGCCGCCGTCGGAAACGATCGGTCGCCTCCAGACCGATCAGCAGCGTCACGACGTAGCGGAGCAGCTTCATCCCCACGCCACGCAACGCAAAGACGCGGCTGGTGCGCGCCAGCGCGGCGACCCGGATGGGCCGCAGCAGGGGTAGACAGAGGACGACGATGTCGAGCCAGTTGCGACGGCAATACTCGACGCGGCATTCCGCGATGGCCACCTTGATGGCGAACTCGATGAAGAAGGCCGCCCAGATGACGGCGATCGACGCCGCGCTCGCCCACCATTGCCATGTGCCCGGCTCCGGCGGCCAGAGCAGCTCCCACGCCAGCAGGGGCAGGATCGCCAGCGCCAGGATGATCATCGGCCAGTAGAACAAGTGATCGACGCGACGGCGCAGGTCGTCATCGGCCACCACCAGCCCGATGGTGAACACGCGCACATGGCGTACGCCGGGGCGGGGCGGGGGCACGACTTCTCCCCGCCGGATGACGCGGATCGGGTGCACCCGGCCCGCGGCGGACCGGCGCGATGCATGCTGGCGTCCGGAACCGTCGTCCATGCGTCAGTCCTTCAGGACGTGCTCGCGGAGTTTCTTCACCGCCTCCAGCCCCGCCTGCTCGCCCGTGCCCGCGTTGGAGCAGACGACGATGGCCAGATCATCTTCGGGGAAGACCCACATCCACGCAAAGAACATGCCCGCGCTGCCGTTGTGGGCCGTGCCGGGCGTGCCGAACTGCCCCGAGGAGAACCACCCCATGGCGTAGTCGTTGAGCGCGGGCTGATGCAGCCGCTTGATGGTTGCGGCCTTGAGCAGTTTCGTGTCCTCGCCGCGCAGGCCCTTGAGGTGCAGGGCGACGAACCTGGCGAAGTCCTCGATCGTCGCGTGAATGTCGCCGCCGGGTTGGAGCACGGGAGGCAGATTCACGCGCGGGTCCGGCGCGATCGGCGCCAGACCATTGCTCATGGCGAAGTGGCCCCACGGCTGGTCGGGCGTCTCCTGCCGCTCGCGCGAGCCGGGGAGTCCGAAGCCGCTCCGATTCATGTCCAGCGGTTTGAAGATGCGCTCGCGGATGAGGTCTTCCCATGACTGGCCGGTGAGCCGCTCCAGCATCGCCGCGACGATGGTGTAACCCGCGTTGGAGTACTCGTACTTCGTGCCCACTTCATGCAAAGGCGGCTGCTTGAGAAGCCGTTCGATGAACGCACGCCGCTGCTCCGCGGGCGTGCCTTCGAGACGACCGGCGACCTGGCTTTCGGTCGGCCCGTTGCGCGTGAAGGCCATCACCCCCGCGCGGTGGGTGAGAAGCATTTCCAGCGTGACGGCCTCGTACGCAGGGTGAACCACGCCTTTGAGCTCGGGCAGAATGTCCACGATGGTCGTGGACCAGTCGAGTTTCCCCTCCTCGATGAACATGGCGACCAGCGTGGAGGTGAACGCCTTGGTGCAGGAGCCGATATGGAATCGGTCGTCGATCTGGACCGGGGCGGATTCAGTATTGCGTCGGCGCAGCCCGACGGCGCCGCGGGCGATGGTTTCGCCGCCCCGCACCACTGCCGCGGCCATGGCGGGCTGCTCGTGCTTGGCGCGGATCGGCTCAAGCACGGGGCCAATGTCGATGACGTCGCCCGCCCGCGCGGTGAACGCGAGCGAGGCGAGCGCGACCACCAGCAGCCGACGCTCCATCACGCGCATGGTCCGAGTCCTCCGAACGCTCCACCCCCCGCTCGTCTCACCGATCCCGACACGCTCGCCCGTTCACCCAGTCGTCCAATCGCCAGATATCACTGTCCACCCCTCCGCGACTCTCGGTGGCCCCCGTGTTTCAAACTTCAGGGCGTTCACACCGCCGCCGGCAGCTCCACGCGGATGTGCAGCTCCTCCAACTGGTCCGGGTCGGCCACGCTCGGCGCCTCGGCCATCAGATCCTGCCCGATGGCCGTCTTGGGGAAGGCGATCACGTCGCGGATGTTCTCCGTGCCCACCATGAGCATGACGATGCGGTCCAGCCCGAAGGCCAGCCCGCCGTGCGGCGGCGCGCCGTAGCGCAGCGCATCAAGCAGGAAGCCGAACTTGCGCTTCGCCTCGTCGCGCGACAGGCCGAGGATGTCGAACACCTTCGATTGGATGTCCTGCCGGTGGATGCGGATCGACCCGCTGGCGCATTCGTACCCGTTGATGACGAAGTCATAACTGGTGGACACGCACTGCCCGGGGTCGGATTCCAGCAGATGCAGTTGATCGGGGCGCGGCATGACGAAGGGGTGATGCTCCGACACCCAGCGGCCGGCCTCCTCGTCCCGCTGGAACATGGGGAAGTCGGTCACCCAGAGCATCCTCCACTCGCCGGTGCGGATCAGCCCCAGGTCGCGCGCCACGCGGTTGCGCACGTGCCCCATGGCGACGGACGCCACGCGCTCGGTGTCGGCGGTGAACAGAACGACATCCCCGGGCGCCAGATTCAGGCGCTTCACGAGTTCCGCGGCAATGGGCTCGACGAAGCGGGCGATGCCGGTTTCAAAGCCCCCGGTTGCCGAGCCGCCCGTGTACTTGACGACAGGCACTCCTCCCGCCTTGTAGGACTTGACGAGTTCGCTGTAGCCGTCGGTCAGTTTGCGGGTGAGTTTCTCCGCACCCCCCCCGGACGCTGAGCCGGGAACGCGCATGGCGCGCACCACGCCGCCCGGCTTGGCCAGCGCATCCAGGAAGACCCGGAACTCCGTCCTGACCGCCAGGTCCGACACGTCCGCGATCTCAAGATCGAAGCGCAGGTCCGGCTTGTCGGTGCCGTAGCGGGCCATGGCCTCGGCGTAGGACATCACGGGAATGTCGGAGATGGCGGCGTCCACCACCTCCTTGAACAGGTGGCGCATGAAGTCGCTCATGATGGCGAAGATGTCTTCGCGCGTGACGAAGGACATCTCGAGATCGATCTGGCTGAACTCGGCCTGACGGTCGGCTCGCGGGTCTTCATCCCGGAAGCACTTGCAGATCTGCATATACCGGTCGCAGCCCGACATCATGAGAATCTGCTTGTAAATCTGGGGGCTCTGCGGCAGGGCGTACCACATGCCCGGCAGGTGGCGCGAGGGGACGATGAAGTCCCGCGCGCCTTCGGGCGTGGTCTTGATGAGGATCGGCGTCTCCACCTCGATGAAGCCGTGGCGATCGAAGAAATCGCGCGTCACCTTGGTGACGCGGTGGCGCGTCCGCAGGATGTGCTGCATGCGCGCCCGGCGCAGGTCGAGGTAGCGGTAGGTCAGGCGCGTCTCCTCCGCGATCTTCTCGGCGTCATGCTCGTCGGGCAGGATGGGCGGCGTGTCGGTGCGGGTGAGCACCTCGAGCTCCTTCGCCACCAGCTCCACCTCGCCCGTGGCCAGCCGCGGGTTAGCGCCGGCTTCGCGCCGGCGCACCTCGCCTCGCACGGCGATCACGTCCTCGCGCCGAAGCGACCGCGCCTCCTGCATGGTCTGCTCGCTCACGTCCTCGGCGTGAAAGACCACCTGCGTCAGTCCCGCGAAGTCGCGCAGGTCGATGAACACCAGTCCCTTGCCCTGATCGCGGTAGGTGTTCACCCATCCGTTCAACGTGACGGCTTGTCCGACGTGATTCGTGCGGAGTTGACCGCAGGTGTGCGTGCGCTTCAGTTGCATGAGCGGGGATTCCTGTCCGTGTGGGCGGGAATCCTAGCGGCGGGGCACGCGAAGGGAATGAGAAGCGTTCACTCGTCCGGGGCCGTCATCAGTCCCAGGAATAGACGGACAACCCCTCCTGCTCGCGGACAATCACCTGTCTCCCCGCGACGGCCAGATGCGCCCATGTTTCCGCGTTCGTGAGCTCCGCCCGGTCGATGATCTCGAACTTCTCGGGATTCGCCCGGATCAGGGACAGGTCGCCGTCCTGGCTCAGCGCCAGAATCCGGTCGCCCTGAGCGATCAGCGACCAGTATTCGTCGCCGGTGGGACCGCTCGTCCACTTGATGGTCCCCGTGGCAAGTTCAAGGCATGTGAAGCGGTTGCTGCGGGTGAAGTAATACACGTGACCCGCAATGAGCACCGGGGAGGTCATGTACCCCTGAGCGCCGTTGTCCCAGACGCGCTCAACCGCCCAGACCTTCTCGCCCTTGACGATGCGCAACAACTGGGCGCGCCCGCCATACGTGGCGGTGAAGATCGTGTCGCCATCGACGATCGGCGTCAGGATGTTCATCCCCCGGAAGGCGCGAATCTCCGCGCTCCAGAGCACGTCGCCAGATCGCGGGTCGATGCCCGCCAGTTGGGTGCGGCTCTGGACCACGAGTTGCCTCACCCCGCACAGTTCCGCCATGATGGGAGACGCAAAGGCGCTGCCGTTCATGCCGCCTTCGTCCACCAGCGATCGCCAGATCGTTTCTCCGGTCATCTTGTCCAGTTTGACCACGGAAGCGCCGGCCTGAACGTAGACCGCGTCGCCATCGATCAGGGGCGATGAGACGAATCCGAACGCCGGGAGCGGCGTTCGATACCGCTCCATGAAGTCGGCCCGCCAGAGAATGACGCCGGTGCGGGCGTCGAGGCAGCAGAGCACGTCGCGCATCCCGCCCACGTACAGACGATCGCCATCCAGCGCCGGAGTCGATCGAACCCATGAGCCATTGCGCGCCGCGAAGAAGGGCACGGCCATGGCGCCTTCCCATTCGGTGCTCCACACCCGTTCTCCGGTGGACCGATCGAAGCAGGTGACCACCTCCGCTTTCTTGTCGCGGGTTTCGACGGTGTAGATGAAATAGTCGCTCACGATCGGACCCGTGTAGCTCGGACCCAGGTCGCCGGCCCGCCAGGCGAGCCGCAGGGCCGCCGTGGCGCCGGGCTCAGCGGGCGTGAGACGCTCGGGCCACGTGGGACCGTTCCATTGCCCGTCGCGCGTGGGGCCTCGCCACTGGGGCCACTGGTCGCCGACGGCATCCACCTGAAACCCGACCAGCAGTGCGAGGAGGGCCGGAGAACCGAACCGGCACTGGCGCCGTGTTGACCGTCGCATCGTCATCATCCTTCGTCCATGAGACCACCCGCCCCCGGCGACGGGAATCCGGGTGCTTTCGACTCCCGCCGATTCCCGGATTCACGCGTCGGCTGTTTTCAACCCGACGGCGCAATCGGCGCACGGATCGGCCGCCCGCAATCACCGCGGCCAGCCCTGCGATGACGCGCCGCACTCGTCGACGCCCTATCCTGCGAGGCATGCGCATCATTTCGCTTCTCCCTTCCGCCACTGAACTGCTTGTCGCCGCGGGCGGGGAGCGCCTGCTGGTCGGACGCTCCCACGAGTGCGACTGGCCTCCTTCCATCACCGATCGACCGGTTCTGACCGGCCAGCGCACGCACGCCGCGACCAGCACCGAAATCGACGCGCAGGTCAGCGCGTCGCTGGCCGCGGGACAGTCGCTGTACTCGCTGGATGTCGAGCGTCTCAAGGCCCTCAGGCCCGATCTCATCCTCACACAGGACTTGTGCGAAGTCTGCTCGATCGACCTGAACACCGTGCGAATGGTGGCGGGGTCCATCGACCCGCCGCCGCGCGTGCTTTCGCTCGATCCACGCACGCTGGAGGACGTTTTTGACGATCTGCTTCGCGTGGGCGAAGCCGCCGGCCTGCAGGACTCGGCCCGCGACGCGATGGTGGCCCTGCGCGGCCGATACTGGGAAGCCCGCGACCACGTGAACGCATACCTCGATGGGCCGGAAGTCGCGTTTCTGGAGTGGATGGACCCGCTGTACGTCGGCGGACACTGGACCCCCGGCCTGATCCGCGACGCCGGCGGGCGGCACTCTCTCAACCCGCCTGGCGTCAAGTCGCGCCGGGTGACGCCGGAGGAACTGGTCGCGTCCTCGCCGGACCGCCTCATCGTGTGTCCCTGCGGCTACGACCTGAACGCCATCCGCCGCGAACTTCCCGCACTCATGCGGCAGTGGTGGTGGAATGACCTGACCGCGGTGCGGTCCGGCCATGTGGCGCTGGTGGATGGCAACCAGATGTTCAACCGCCCCGGCCCGCGGTTGGTGGACGCCTTCGAGTGGCTGGTGGGCTGGCTGAATGATCGTCCGGACGTGTCGCCGCCGGACTTTCCGGTGGTCGATGCAATCGCGTCGAAGTGCTGAAACCCGGACGGGAGCGCAAACGCTCGCGCTTGCGTGCGTTCCCCGCCATGGCGTCGAGAAGGGCGCTTGCAGGCGAGACGCCTGCGCCACCAAAGACGTTGTCGATTCCGGCAGTAATCGCGCCGCGCAAGCCGCGCGCCAGATGGACGAATCCATCACGTCGCCTATCGTCCGCCGTCATGATTCGCGACGCCGCCACGCTCAGCCAGCCCGTCTCCCGGCATGTGAAGCCGGTGGAGACGACCATTCAGGCGGATCTCACGATCGCGGACGCCATCCGCTCGCTGCGGTCGAGGAAGATCGGCCAGACCGTCGTGTACTTCTACGTGGTGGACGGTGACAATCGGCTCGTCGGGGTGGTGCCCACGCGCACGCTGCTGCTCGAGGAGCCCACCAGGGCCATCCGAGACGTGATGATCGGCGCCGTCATCAGCATCAACGCCGACATGACGCTGGAACTGGCGCTGGAGCTCTTCGCCATGCATCGCCTTCTGGCCCTGCCGGTGGTGGATGCCGACGGACGGCTGCTGGGCGTGGTGGACGTGCAGCTCTACGCCGATGAGACCTTCGACCTGGCGGAGTCGCGCCGTCGCGACGACCTCTTCCAGCTCATGGGCGTTTCGCTGGAGCAGGCGCGTCACGCCAAGGCGATTCTCGGCTTCCGGCTCCGCATGCCCTGGCTCACGGCCAACATCGCTGGTGGGCTGATCTGCGCGGCGATCGGGGCGGCCTTCGACGACGTGCTGGCGAAGGTCGTCGTCCTCTCCATGTTCATCCC includes the following:
- a CDS encoding ABC transporter permease, which produces MNTLLRINWLNLKRDHVALGLTFVLPIIFFSIFASIFAGMSGGGVGGDNAIDVIVVDEDGTEVARRFIDTLTRTDGLAIHTAPRATHENPSPARYTRDTARQRVRSGAVPAAVIIPPGFGDGFGDFAAASQGAGGASVQLIYDPADPIAQFAVSGLMQAAAFRAAPDILMERGLGALDQFGGGLTEQQRQAIDQLRPFLRGEQAWNDMEGVRDEPPATGGDKPAADRQSPTAGFEGLIRVESLNVRADDAAKESPSMIPYYAAGIGVMFLLFSMAGAAGSLLEEQEAGVLDRLLTGRSTMTGLLVSKWLFFTLIGFMQVSIMFIWGALLFGLELFTPTRLTGFVMMALITAAAASAFGLVLATLSRSRAQLSGLSTIIILIMSAVGGSMIPRMFMPEAMKAAGRFTFNGHALDGFLKVFWNDDPGATVASSLASIAPQVGILAAMGAACLILSRVFARRWETA
- a CDS encoding beta-lactamase family protein, with product MRVMERRLLVVALASLAFTARAGDVIDIGPVLEPIRAKHEQPAMAAAVVRGGETIARGAVGLRRRNTESAPVQIDDRFHIGSCTKAFTSTLVAMFIEEGKLDWSTTIVDILPELKGVVHPAYEAVTLEMLLTHRAGVMAFTRNGPTESQVAGRLEGTPAEQRRAFIERLLKQPPLHEVGTKYEYSNAGYTIVAAMLERLTGQSWEDLIRERIFKPLDMNRSGFGLPGSRERQETPDQPWGHFAMSNGLAPIAPDPRVNLPPVLQPGGDIHATIEDFARFVALHLKGLRGEDTKLLKAATIKRLHQPALNDYAMGWFSSGQFGTPGTAHNGSAGMFFAWMWVFPEDDLAIVVCSNAGTGEQAGLEAVKKLREHVLKD
- the aspS gene encoding aspartate--tRNA ligase, encoding MQLKRTHTCGQLRTNHVGQAVTLNGWVNTYRDQGKGLVFIDLRDFAGLTQVVFHAEDVSEQTMQEARSLRREDVIAVRGEVRRREAGANPRLATGEVELVAKELEVLTRTDTPPILPDEHDAEKIAEETRLTYRYLDLRRARMQHILRTRHRVTKVTRDFFDRHGFIEVETPILIKTTPEGARDFIVPSRHLPGMWYALPQSPQIYKQILMMSGCDRYMQICKCFRDEDPRADRQAEFSQIDLEMSFVTREDIFAIMSDFMRHLFKEVVDAAISDIPVMSYAEAMARYGTDKPDLRFDLEIADVSDLAVRTEFRVFLDALAKPGGVVRAMRVPGSASGGGAEKLTRKLTDGYSELVKSYKAGGVPVVKYTGGSATGGFETGIARFVEPIAAELVKRLNLAPGDVVLFTADTERVASVAMGHVRNRVARDLGLIRTGEWRMLWVTDFPMFQRDEEAGRWVSEHHPFVMPRPDQLHLLESDPGQCVSTSYDFVINGYECASGSIRIHRQDIQSKVFDILGLSRDEAKRKFGFLLDALRYGAPPHGGLAFGLDRIVMLMVGTENIRDVIAFPKTAIGQDLMAEAPSVADPDQLEELHIRVELPAAV
- a CDS encoding PQQ-like beta-propeller repeat protein; the encoded protein is MRRSTRRQCRFGSPALLALLVGFQVDAVGDQWPQWRGPTRDGQWNGPTWPERLTPAEPGATAALRLAWRAGDLGPSYTGPIVSDYFIYTVETRDKKAEVVTCFDRSTGERVWSTEWEGAMAVPFFAARNGSWVRSTPALDGDRLYVGGMRDVLCCLDARTGVILWRADFMERYRTPLPAFGFVSSPLIDGDAVYVQAGASVVKLDKMTGETIWRSLVDEGGMNGSAFASPIMAELCGVRQLVVQSRTQLAGIDPRSGDVLWSAEIRAFRGMNILTPIVDGDTIFTATYGGRAQLLRIVKGEKVWAVERVWDNGAQGYMTSPVLIAGHVYYFTRSNRFTCLELATGTIKWTSGPTGDEYWSLIAQGDRILALSQDGDLSLIRANPEKFEIIDRAELTNAETWAHLAVAGRQVIVREQEGLSVYSWD
- a CDS encoding ABC transporter substrate-binding protein, with product MRIISLLPSATELLVAAGGERLLVGRSHECDWPPSITDRPVLTGQRTHAATSTEIDAQVSASLAAGQSLYSLDVERLKALRPDLILTQDLCEVCSIDLNTVRMVAGSIDPPPRVLSLDPRTLEDVFDDLLRVGEAAGLQDSARDAMVALRGRYWEARDHVNAYLDGPEVAFLEWMDPLYVGGHWTPGLIRDAGGRHSLNPPGVKSRRVTPEELVASSPDRLIVCPCGYDLNAIRRELPALMRQWWWNDLTAVRSGHVALVDGNQMFNRPGPRLVDAFEWLVGWLNDRPDVSPPDFPVVDAIASKC
- a CDS encoding magnesium transporter; amino-acid sequence: MIRDAATLSQPVSRHVKPVETTIQADLTIADAIRSLRSRKIGQTVVYFYVVDGDNRLVGVVPTRTLLLEEPTRAIRDVMIGAVISINADMTLELALELFAMHRLLALPVVDADGRLLGVVDVQLYADETFDLAESRRRDDLFQLMGVSLEQARHAKAILGFRLRMPWLTANIAGGLICAAIGAAFDDVLAKVVVLSMFIPLVLTLSESISIQSMTMSLQFMHGRDVPWKQVRQRLNREWKTSLLLGVASAIMVSTVALLWVRGGSVAPVGVIGLSIAATMVFAAMEGALVPVLLHAARLDPRLASGPLVLVLADILALTTYLGLGTWWLL